Proteins co-encoded in one Vibrio fortis genomic window:
- a CDS encoding DUF2846 domain-containing protein produces MKTKLIFGAIALSVLSGCATVPTADKAESTKLKQFAEPAEGMAGVYVYRDNSSVGAALKKDVYINGDCVGETAPGVFFYQQVSGNQEHTISTESEFSANDLTLYTEEGRNYFVQQYIKLGVFVGGAALEQVEEQTGKAEVTKTDLAIQGTCTSM; encoded by the coding sequence ATGAAAACTAAACTAATTTTTGGTGCAATCGCACTGTCTGTTCTTTCTGGTTGTGCAACAGTTCCAACGGCTGATAAAGCTGAGTCAACTAAATTGAAGCAATTTGCAGAACCGGCAGAAGGCATGGCAGGTGTTTATGTATATCGTGACAACTCATCAGTTGGCGCGGCATTGAAAAAAGATGTCTACATTAATGGTGACTGCGTTGGTGAGACTGCACCTGGTGTTTTCTTCTACCAGCAAGTTTCGGGTAACCAAGAACATACGATCAGCACTGAATCTGAATTTTCTGCGAATGATCTCACTCTGTATACAGAAGAAGGTCGTAACTACTTTGTTCAGCAGTACATCAAATTGGGTGTATTCGTTGGCGGTGCAGCGTTAGAGCAGGTTGAAGAGCAAACGGGTAAAGCAGAAGTTACTAAGACGGATCTTGCCATTCAGGGTACCTGTACTTCTATGTAA